From the Cucumis sativus cultivar 9930 chromosome 5, Cucumber_9930_V3, whole genome shotgun sequence genome, the window GAGTGTTCTTTTAACCATCAGGATGGACTACAATGGAGATTCATTATGTtgagtgaaagaaaaatttggCCAAAGTAATTCATCCCTCTCGTTCTTGAAAACAGCCTAGAAAGATTTTagaattatatgtatattaggTATTGGAATCAATGTTTAGAGGAAACAAACTCCTGTGGAAGatgaaaactacaaaaatgaCCGTAAAACTGAGAATAAGCTCCTTCTCATCCCTCATCTGAGTTCTTCAAAACTTTAGTACACAGGTCAGAAATATTCGAGGAATAGGGGATAAACAAATGTTTTGTGAAGGTGAAGTAATTGATCCTTgaataccattttttaaaactaaattaattccTTACAGAGCTTATATTAtgtatttactattttgacAAAGCCAAAGAGAGTTTCCAGAGTTCCCCCTCTCCACATTGTTTCAACAAGAGCTACAATTTGgcgaaatagaaaaaaaaaaaaaaagagagagagaaagagagaagaagaagaagaagatatcCTTAACCTGTCATAAAGGGTCTTAACAACCTTTCTACCCACTACACAGACAAACACTAACTACACAAAAAAGCAAAACTACCCTGATCACATGGGCACCACAAAAGCACAGCTCACACACGACACACCCAACCATCCATTCCCACCctcttgcttctttctttacCTCATCCATGAATACACTCGGGTGACTTGGGATTATCATATACAACCATAGTTCATGTAATAGTTATCCCACCAAAGTCAGATCATTTAATAAGAGTcctaaagaaatatttaagttaATGGGGAAAAAACCCCTTATAATGCAAAGGGATATAGAGATAAGAATCAGTTGAGTTATATTGATCTAGGAGATTTCATAAATTCTCATCTTACCATTCAGATAATCTTCAAAGCCAAAGTCATCCAAGCTTCCAGTAAGAGCCTCCAATCCCAGCATTGAAGATGGAATTGGCCCAGGAGGCCTTTGAAATCTGCAACAGCATTGAGTTAGAATTGAAACTTAGCTTAGAAATGACTTTCAAGTTCCAACTAGACAAACAGCTTAAATTAGCTTCACTCGGTTATAACACGTTGAAATGCTGGTGAAAAGTAGAGGTCAGATTTGAGCATCCCAATGTAATTCATGCACATAAAACATCAATTCTACAACAGACATCCTATTATCATGGCACTAGCATATCGTGGAATGAGGAAAAAGTGCTACATGAGTTGTAAGAGTTAGTGAAGAAGTCTAGCTGTTTTTCCTCCAACAACCGAGACATTATAGAACAATAACCACAAAAGTCATAAtagttaaaaatcaaataattcataACAAAACTGTAGATTTTGATGCATTAtagcttttaaaaaagttcTCCAATTTAGAACACGCCAAGAGAGATACAGCATCTATACAAGAACTGCCATACCTAGAAAGAATTTGCCTGTCCAAATCCATCTTCAGTGGAAATGCAGAACCATATGTATTCACAAGaactttccttttcatttcctCTTGTGTTCTTCTTGTctatatcaagaaaaaaaaagatagggATATACatgaatcaaattaaaagaatttttgtttttacatcCTTAAGCATTGAAAGGAACATATTGCATTTCGGTAAGAAAGAATCCTATTAGCAGAATAATAAAGGCAAGAAGCATTCCAGACCCTGTAATCAAGCCAATAGAGGccttttcaaattgaaagccAGCCCCCTCCCCCTCCTCCAGGGCTTTCAGTGTGCTAACAGGTTCACCACATGTCATTCTCAGTGGCTACTACCTAAAGTTCTggtagaataaaaaattagggcAAATTGCAAACCCCCTAAACTTTGGTAAAAACTGAGCCCTTGAACTTAAACAAGTATTAAGATTGATTCTATAacaattgaaagtttgaaagtttattttaacatttttataactttaattgCTCAATTTTTACCATGGAAAATTTAAGGGTAATTATACCAAGGGTGGTTTCCGAGATTTGCCTAAAATATCATGGGTGCTCTTAGCTCGATCCTTTCCTTCATTTGCCAATCTACTTGCCCCAGTTTCCTtcactaaaaaatgttaatgcGAGCTACTTGGAAGGTTTTATCCAATACCACACAAGATAAATCACTCTATCATTCATATTTCAGTACCAAGAGATGAAATTCCCACTATCATTTcacaataatttataaaaacagaCCACAACAAATTTCCAAAACATCAAGCTACAAGTTTCTAGTGCAATTAACTTCATCGAACCCAGATTCTATTCCCAACAACAATCCCTTCCTAATTGCAATTACTAAAACAGACGAATCTATATGAAAACGAAATAGAGCaacttagaaagaaaaaaaaactgagacAGATTGAGAGGAGAAAATTACAGTTTCATAAAGGGATTCAACGGGATGAGATCCGACAAGATCGCTCTTCACGCCTTGAAGTCCAAATCGAAGGGCATCGTTCTGGATCCCTCCGATTTCATGGGGAATAGCCTTCGAAgactccattttctttttcttcctctctctcaagaAAACTTCTTCTCCAAGTAGCGACCGATTGCTTTGCCTCTCCTAACTGTGGATTGGTAAAGTAAAGTTATGGTATTTATACAAAACATaacttgaaagaaaatttatgaattttggccaaattattattattttttatttttcctttttgagaTGAGGTTTGATAAAAGCAATTTGTTtcgtaataaaattttaaaaatatagtaaaattttacttttttattattgatgatCGTATAAATATTCGTGAGAGAAAATAGTgatgattttttagaaaatttgcaaaaaaaaaaaaaaacaattataatatataaatatttatgcattTGAAATGAGTAGAATGcttaatattattgatatgaGTTAGAATccttaatattatttatattcatatgaataatattaatttgttttttctttgaatgttTGATGCTTTCTTATGATATGAGGAAGAAGTTGGTTGTATGTCTATggaaattatattcaataccATATATACGCACGAGTCGACAAACACAAGCAATACACGTGAAACTTTGTAGttctaagatttttttaatattgcaatatatacatgtattgtTACCATTTCTATATCAATGAGTCGCATCCTGACAAATATCAATTGCACTTATTCGATCTaagacttttaattttaaaaagatacttattttataaattactttAACACCACTTGAAAAGTCACAATCATTGGACAAATGAGTAATACGAGCATTTCTAAGGATAAAAGGGAATTTGCTATTGATAGcacaaaaaatttaacttgGTAGGAAATAATTCATGCTTGTTGGAGGCTAGAGGCTTTGTGTTCTTAGTTGGTGCTATCATTAATGCAGCAGCTATAAACATAGCCATGCTCATGAATTGGTAGTATTTGTTTGGGTATTGGCGTTGGATTTTCACTTCAACCTATTCCACTATATGTTTCAGATATGGCCCCATTTAAATATCGAGGCTCTCTTAATGTtgtttttcaactttaattcTATCATCATTGGTATTCTAGTGGCTAAATTTTGTGAACTATGGTACTGCTAATATTCATGGTGGATGGGGATGGCAAGTAAAGTTTGGGTGGTGCAGCTGTGCCTGCATTATTGTTCATCACTATTTCAGCTATATTCCCTCCTGACACACCAAAACTCAATGCAAAGTCGAGAAGGCAAAAGAAATGCTCCAACGCATTCGTGGTGTGTCTGAGAAGGAAGTAGAGATGGAGTTTCGAGATATTGTGGCGGCAAGTATGGCTGATAAGGCAGTGAAAACATCCATGGAGGAATTTGAGTCTGAGACAAAATAGACCGTCAATGGTAATGTTGATTTTGATACCATTTTTCAGCAATATAATTGACTGGTATCAATGTGATCATGTTCTATGCTAGCTCCTGCGTGTTGTTCAAGACCATTGGTTTTGGAGACAAtgcttctcttcttttatctGTTATTACTGGTGGTATTAATGCTCTTGCAACTTCGGTATCTGTTTATGCCACTGATGGCTGTGTTTATTGCTTGGAAATTTGGGGTATCTGGTGAGATTACTTATCTACCAAAATGGCATGCTGGTGTTGTGGTGTTGTGGTGTTGTTCATCTGCATTTATATTCAAGCCTTTGCATGGTCTTGGAGACCTTTGGGATGGTTAGTCCCAAGTGAAATCTTCCCACTTGAAATCAGATCAGCTGCAGTCTCACTAACGAACACTTTTTTATTGCTCAAATCTTCCTCGCCATGGTCTGCCATATGAAATTTAtgggttcttcttcttctttgcatTATGTGTGGCACTCATAGTCATGATCTTATTCACCTATTCCTTATTGCTAGAGACAAAATGTATTCCAATTGAAGACATGTCATGAATTTGgagtaatatatatgtttcaatCACGCATTAAAGTTGGTACTTAAGTATCGGATTTTAAAGATGTCGCTTGGATGacaaatattgtttattgacATAGATATTAAATGTCTATAATTTGAATATGTGAGTTTTAAATGTctgaaataattaatgtttgtATTTGAACATGCAAGTAtctgaaaattaagaaaatataattgatgTATCCATTTGTatatagaatccaaaattaaataattatttaatgaaagagagaatattgtgaatattaCTAATAAAgtattaattcaattataattcaataaaaattttaattgaaatattaataattaattataaaatcatatattaaattgttttatatagtCAAGGtaacataaaatatgaatgagagatgtattatttaaaaatttattaggtataaataatatatttatatttaataattaattaaaattaataataataattaatcgatattaatttattaataaatgttggaggaaatattttgttctatttattttatttaaaatttaagacaaCTATCAATTTATATCTCTTAATTTTGGAagttatatatcaatttaaactacaaattatgaattgtgtatcaatttaaactttgaatttcgagaattatatcaatttaaattctaaactaatatagttgtatcaatttaaaccttaaaattttgatgcatcattttaaatcttgaacttttatacatatattaatttaatcataaacCTTTACAAATGTATCAATTCGCAAGTGCgttcaaataaaacataatagagaatttaaataattaatataagtaTAGAGTCTAAATTGATACACTTGTAAAAGTTTATGAtcttaattgatataattattagtttaagatttattgacggcaatataaatttaattttttcctaaaattcaTATCTTCCAattactttctattttctctatTAATGTTTTGTTAGTACCATTGTAGATATGTTATAGACTTGTAAATGTTACCATAAATTTCTTCCCatcatttatttctaaaagagaaatgtttgaaaaatatttcaaaactcttaggtaattttcttttgtttagaatttattttatccttCTTTGGagacaaaataaacaaaactcTCTAAAAAAGGGAATGAAAATGTTGGATTTCCTCCAAACTTAATAACTATTCTTGAAATTGACTTAAGAAGAcaaattaattgatatattttttagaatgcTTTAGACAACATCAACAAAAGTATTgtgttataatttttctttgacaaAGTGTGGGAATTTTGTGCCTTCTTAAAACAGAAGTGCCGTAAATGACCAAACTAGACCTTACAAAAATCTATCGTTTACGaaaaaagtctaaatttttgttatattttgtaaatattttaatataattctatAATTATAAGAActaatatattgataaatacgAATAGACTTGATAATAGGATCAAATTTACAAACTaatccaaaataattataaaaccaTGATCAGAAGggtaaaattttgagtttgtttcCGGTTGAGAAAATGTCATAAAAGAATGGATAAACAACacatttaattaagatttagaAAGCTAACTACTcgaacttttttattaatgaaagaTCATTCAACATCTTCTCTATTGCTTCGTCCTCGTGCACTCTTCCCTTAGTCTGAAACCaagaaaagtatttataaGCAAAGTCTACTTTGATACATCTATATATGAACATTTTGTTttcactttaaaattttagcagtaacttaaaacttaaaagctaaaatatagaaaatgtctcaaaattttacattttgtatcaaaaatgtttttgaagtttcaaaagtttcaaaaataccttcaaactttcaaatcaGCTCAAGAAATACTTTTATCATTAGTTTTCGACTATTTTGGTGTCAAGAATACCTCAAAGGATTTTTCACCTAATTCAAAAACTTGATGCATATTCAATGTTAAAAGATAAACACatcaaacaaacattttaaaagtcaGTACCTACTTATGGcacatcaaaataacaataaataattaaatacagGCATAGTTATAAAAAgttggcaaaaaaaaataccttcaAAGATGGAACTATGGAAGTAGCTTCCTCCACAGTTTCAGGGCAAAGGTTGCCAAGAACACATAACTGCAAATTTCAAGAACAATGTGATAAACCTTTCCATAGAACAATAGTCaataagttaattaataagtGATCTCATACACATACCTCGAACTCAGCTAGTTGATATCTGCTTAGAATTCTATATGATAGTTAAGATTTAACCATATTTATGCCGTTTTAAACAATGAGGCAAACTTTTCTgttcttttaacttaaattgTATTTCCCTCCATGAATTAAATACCGAAGTAgtatagtttttttcaaatggaTATGGAGGAAACCtacaaaatactaaatagTATGGatgtgtatacatatatacatatatatgtaacagCTAATCAGAGAGTTATTGGTCTAGCAAGAAATATGACAAATGTAAATTACTAGTTCCAAATGGGGTTAGTTATGGCATAGAGTAGATATGCACAACTCATCCTTCCCACCAtcccataaaataaaaaacattatatagtttatgttagatacaatattaaatttgatttcacCCACtagtttaagcttttgggtgaatcgGTGATTTAAGATAGTACATGAGCAGTGTAGTCTAAGTTCGACGTTTCTTTTCgatttaatattcatttccacttgttggatttttcttcctattttgaGCTCACAAGTGAGGAGAAAATGTTAGGCATAAGTTTAAATTTGCTTTCacccactagcttaagcttctGGGTGAATCGAAGATTTAAGAAAGGATACTCTCGGACTTGTCTAACAGCATCGGGGTTCTTATAGCGACTGAAACGTTTCACATACTGCAGTGACTTCTCAAACACTCTGCAAAAGAAGACCAAATTAAAAATCCATTGTTATTGTATGGCAAGTGAGAATGAATACCGTAATAAAACTATACACTTTAGCTATTCCAACAAAGAAGAGAAACTCTAACTTAACTTATgaatcaataaagaaaaagcataaaTCTCACTGAGAAACTTGATTTGTTGGATCCTCAGCCCTTTGTTGAAGCTGCTCATACTTGTGTTCCAGGATCAAAGAAACTTCACAATTCATTAAACACTTAGCTTTTAAGAACTCTGCAAGTAGACAAATAAAGTGTTAATTATGATGCCTTATATTTCTCTTCATGGATCTTAGCACAAAGAGCAAGataaatacaagaaaataagGCTGCTAGAGTACCCCCTAGAAAGATTTTGATGGCAAAtgcttaaattttgaataa encodes:
- the LOC101212869 gene encoding cyclin-B1-2; this encodes MESSKAIPHEIGGIQNDALRFGLQGVKSDLVGSHPVESLYETTRRTQEEMKRKVLVNTYGSAFPLKMDLDRQILSRFQRPPGPIPSSMLGLEALTGSLDDFGFEDYLNDPRESESLRPLDMHHGMEVRLGLSKGPVCPSFM
- the LOC101213105 gene encoding DNA-directed RNA polymerase II subunit 4 produces the protein MSGEEEENAAELKIGDEFLKAKCLMNCEVSLILEHKYEQLQQRAEDPTNQVSQVFEKSLQYVKRFSRYKNPDAVRQVREILSRYQLAEFELCVLGNLCPETVEEATSIVPSLKTKGRVHEDEAIEKMLNDLSLIKKFE